From the genome of Lentilactobacillus buchneri, one region includes:
- a CDS encoding SDR family oxidoreductase: MIKKVLVTGGNGFLGLRIISQLLAKGYDVRTTLRSLDKQSLVLDTLAANNIANLDQLEFVRADLSKDDGWQEAMNGITDVMSVASPVFFGNTKDKNAAMRPAIDGITRNVQAAQNAGVKRLVMTANFGGVGFSNLDKNSITDENDWTNPDQKGLSLYEKSKLLAEKEAWKLVNESDNSMALTTINPVAILGPAMNGHISGSFGILENLMNGSMKHIPNIPLNIVDVRDVADLHIRAMENPNAAGERFIATADGQITMPEMATIIRQHYPQLKSEVADKILPNWVVRVGSLFNQQAKEGQLLLDVNRNVSNQKARDLLGWQPVGSIEKTILDTLQSMDKFDLLK; the protein is encoded by the coding sequence ATGATTAAAAAAGTATTAGTAACTGGCGGGAACGGCTTTCTGGGCCTCCGAATTATTTCGCAATTGTTGGCTAAAGGTTATGACGTCAGAACCACGCTGCGTTCTCTCGACAAGCAATCACTGGTATTGGATACGTTAGCCGCCAACAACATTGCAAATCTCGACCAGCTGGAATTTGTTCGAGCTGATTTATCAAAAGACGATGGCTGGCAGGAAGCAATGAACGGCATCACAGATGTCATGAGTGTCGCATCCCCCGTATTCTTCGGTAACACCAAAGATAAAAATGCGGCAATGCGACCAGCAATCGACGGCATCACCCGAAACGTCCAAGCTGCACAGAATGCGGGAGTAAAGCGACTTGTCATGACCGCGAATTTTGGCGGCGTTGGTTTCAGCAATCTGGACAAAAATAGTATCACCGATGAAAATGACTGGACCAATCCGGATCAAAAGGGCCTTTCCCTATATGAGAAATCAAAATTACTCGCTGAAAAAGAAGCTTGGAAGCTGGTGAATGAGTCTGACAATTCAATGGCGTTGACAACTATCAATCCAGTTGCCATTCTCGGACCGGCAATGAACGGGCATATATCAGGGAGTTTCGGTATTTTGGAAAACTTGATGAATGGCAGCATGAAACACATTCCCAACATTCCGCTCAACATTGTTGACGTCAGAGACGTTGCCGATTTGCACATTCGCGCCATGGAAAATCCAAATGCCGCCGGGGAACGTTTTATCGCCACCGCCGACGGCCAGATTACCATGCCGGAAATGGCAACAATTATCCGACAGCATTACCCCCAACTGAAAAGCGAAGTTGCCGATAAAATTTTACCAAACTGGGTGGTGAGGGTCGGTTCCCTATTCAACCAACAGGCAAAAGAAGGTCAACTGTTACTGGACGTGAATCGGAATGTCAGTAATCAAAAAGCCCGCGACCTGCTGGGGTGGCAGCCAGTCGGCAGTATTGAGAAAACAATTCTGGATACGCTTCAGAGCATGGACAAATTTGACCTGTTGAAGTGA
- the trpX gene encoding tryptophan ABC transporter substrate-binding protein, translating to MKKKYLISGVVLIFVVILGVAFFQGQQKQKPQAKPTVGILQLMSHPALDAIHKGIIHGLEEEGYKPGKNIKIDFQNAQNDQSNLKTMSTKFANEDADLSIGIATPSAQALANTITHKPVILGAITDPKGAGLVKNNEKPGGNITGVSDQAPLKEQLNLIKQFMPKMKTLGIIYTSSDDSAVAQYKMFVKLCKQENVRLKAYSIANTNDLTQVAEQAVRSVDAIYVPTDNTIAGAMQTLVGAANNAKVPVFPAVDTMVKQGGVATYGIDQYQLGVATGKMSAQILKGKKKPSTTPIKFFRHGKLIINEKQANKLGIKIPANLLKEAQQKGELIK from the coding sequence ATGAAGAAAAAATATTTAATTTCAGGTGTCGTGTTAATTTTTGTCGTAATCTTGGGGGTTGCATTTTTCCAAGGACAACAGAAGCAAAAGCCCCAGGCCAAGCCAACCGTGGGGATTCTCCAGTTGATGTCCCATCCAGCTTTGGATGCCATCCATAAAGGAATTATCCACGGTCTTGAAGAAGAGGGCTATAAACCTGGTAAGAACATCAAAATTGACTTTCAAAATGCCCAAAATGATCAAAGTAATTTGAAGACCATGAGCACCAAGTTTGCCAACGAGGACGCCGATCTTTCAATTGGGATCGCCACCCCATCTGCTCAGGCATTGGCCAACACCATTACCCACAAGCCCGTCATCTTGGGGGCCATCACTGATCCTAAAGGCGCTGGTTTGGTAAAGAACAATGAAAAACCCGGCGGCAACATCACCGGTGTTTCCGATCAGGCACCTTTAAAAGAGCAGCTGAATTTGATCAAGCAATTCATGCCAAAAATGAAAACCTTGGGAATTATCTACACTTCCAGTGATGACTCCGCTGTTGCCCAATACAAGATGTTTGTCAAATTATGCAAACAGGAAAACGTCCGTCTCAAAGCATACTCAATCGCCAACACCAACGATTTGACCCAGGTTGCTGAACAAGCGGTTCGCTCAGTGGATGCCATTTATGTCCCAACCGACAACACGATTGCTGGGGCCATGCAGACACTGGTTGGCGCTGCCAATAACGCCAAAGTCCCTGTTTTCCCAGCTGTTGATACGATGGTCAAGCAAGGCGGCGTAGCAACTTACGGCATCGACCAGTATCAATTAGGAGTTGCGACCGGTAAGATGAGTGCCCAAATATTGAAGGGTAAGAAGAAGCCGTCAACCACCCCAATTAAATTCTTCCGTCACGGAAAATTAATTATCAATGAAAAGCAGGCTAACAAGTTGGGAATCAAGATTCCTGCCAACCTCTTAAAAGAAGCCCAACAAAAAGGAGAATTGATCAAATGA
- a CDS encoding ABC transporter permease: protein MSIIVSAIGQGLTWGIVGIGLFLTFRILDFPDMTVEGTFPMGAAACVAAIYSGASPLVATLIAFVAGMLAGLVTGLLYTKGKIPVLLAGILVMTAAYSVNLRIMGRANLSLFDKPTMLKNHFLESLPPYFDSVLLGIVVVAIVTALIVYFLQTNLGQAFIATGDNPNMARSLGISTDAMQIMGLGVSNGLIGLGGALVAQNNGFADVNMGIGVIVVALASIIIGEVVFGDLTMNQRLIAVTIGSILYRFVILLVLKLGFNANDLNLISAIVLALFMMFPVLEKRFRIRHTLAKGMTKHD, encoded by the coding sequence ATGAGTATTATCGTCTCAGCCATCGGCCAAGGATTGACCTGGGGAATTGTCGGTATCGGCTTATTCCTGACTTTTAGAATTCTGGATTTCCCCGACATGACCGTTGAAGGAACCTTCCCCATGGGCGCAGCTGCCTGTGTCGCCGCCATTTATTCAGGGGCCTCACCACTAGTCGCAACTTTGATTGCCTTTGTGGCAGGCATGCTGGCTGGTTTGGTGACTGGTTTGCTGTATACCAAAGGTAAAATTCCGGTATTACTTGCCGGAATTCTGGTGATGACCGCTGCTTACTCAGTCAACCTGAGAATCATGGGCAGAGCCAATTTATCGCTCTTCGACAAACCCACCATGTTAAAGAACCACTTTTTGGAATCCTTACCACCCTATTTTGACAGTGTCCTTCTTGGGATCGTCGTGGTTGCCATCGTCACAGCACTTATTGTTTACTTTCTCCAGACCAACCTCGGCCAAGCATTTATTGCCACCGGTGATAATCCCAACATGGCCCGCTCACTTGGCATCAGCACAGATGCCATGCAGATTATGGGCTTGGGTGTTTCTAACGGTTTAATTGGCCTTGGTGGCGCCTTGGTTGCTCAAAATAATGGTTTTGCCGACGTCAATATGGGAATCGGTGTCATCGTGGTTGCCCTGGCTTCCATCATTATTGGTGAAGTCGTCTTTGGCGATTTGACGATGAACCAGCGGCTGATCGCAGTGACCATCGGGAGTATCTTGTACCGATTTGTTATTTTGCTGGTTCTCAAGCTCGGCTTCAACGCCAACGATTTGAACCTAATTTCAGCTATCGTCTTGGCATTATTCATGATGTTCCCGGTTTTGGAAAAACGCTTCCGAATCCGCCATACTTTAGCAAAGGGGATGACCAAACATGACTGA
- a CDS encoding ABC transporter ATP-binding protein produces MTEPIFELNDIVVTVNHGTPEQINIMDHVNLSVFPGDFITILGSNGAGKSTLFNVIGGNLPVTSGQILLNGKDITSMSVEKRTRFLSRVFQDPKMGTAPRMTVAENLLLSEKRGQRRGFAPRHLKTHMDKFKQITSVMNNGLEHRLNTATGKLSGGQRQALSFLMATIKRPDILLLDEHTAALDPQTSQELMTATNDQITRNHLTCLMITHHLDDALKYGNRLIVLDNGRITYDIAGDEKDNLTKEELLSFFNDIEE; encoded by the coding sequence ATGACTGAACCAATCTTCGAATTAAATGACATTGTGGTCACCGTCAACCACGGCACACCTGAGCAGATTAACATCATGGATCACGTGAATTTATCTGTCTTCCCTGGCGACTTCATTACGATTCTCGGTTCTAACGGGGCCGGTAAATCGACCTTGTTCAACGTCATTGGCGGCAATCTCCCTGTGACCAGCGGCCAAATTCTCCTGAACGGCAAGGACATCACCAGCATGTCGGTTGAGAAGCGGACCCGGTTCTTAAGCCGAGTATTCCAGGATCCCAAAATGGGAACTGCGCCACGGATGACGGTGGCAGAAAATCTGCTGCTGTCCGAAAAGCGTGGCCAACGTCGCGGCTTTGCACCGCGGCATCTCAAGACGCACATGGATAAATTCAAGCAAATCACCTCAGTGATGAATAACGGTTTGGAACATCGGCTGAACACGGCAACTGGCAAGCTTTCCGGTGGCCAGCGACAGGCCTTGAGTTTCTTGATGGCCACCATCAAGCGCCCCGACATCCTGTTATTGGATGAGCACACCGCAGCCCTTGATCCGCAAACTTCGCAAGAATTGATGACTGCCACGAACGATCAAATTACCCGCAACCATTTAACCTGTTTGATGATCACCCACCATTTGGATGATGCCCTGAAATACGGAAATCGCTTAATTGTCTTGGATAACGGTCGAATCACTTACGATATCGCCGGTGACGAGAAGGATAATCTCACCAAGGAAGAGTTGCTGAGTTTCTTTAATGATATTGAAGAGTAA
- a CDS encoding YfcC family protein yields the protein MQNQQSTPKKRRFKMPSAYTILFLIIIFVAILTWIIPAGQYSTDKAGNIIAHTYKAVASNPQGIWDVFSAPIYGMVGNDTTEGAISVSLFILVIGGFLGVVNQTKALDDGIATVVSKYKGKEKVLIPLLMILFALGGSTYGMAEETIAFYPLLIPVMIGVGFDSLVAVAIVLVGSQVGCLASTVNPFATGVASQTLHISPGDGIISRAVLFVIVVAISILFVYRYAAKIENDPSRSYVFEQREEDLKRFALNHEDQPGTKMTGRQKAVLWMFGLTFLVMIMGLIPWDQINKNWTFFTSFTKWVQDVPFLGSLVGSNLVPFGSWYFTEITTLFFLMAIVVMFVFHMKESTFIESFLAGMSDFMGVAIVVAVARGIQVVMNDGNITATVLHWGEMGLSNLGSVVFIILAYIFYIPMSFLIPSTSGLAAATMGIIGPMGKFAGVDPSLVVTAYQSASGWVNLITPTSGVVMGALTIAHVNITTWWKFMFKLMVYLFLATAIFLGVMALL from the coding sequence ATGCAAAATCAACAATCAACTCCAAAGAAACGTCGATTTAAGATGCCTTCAGCCTACACCATCTTATTTCTGATCATTATTTTTGTTGCTATTTTAACTTGGATCATCCCTGCCGGACAGTATAGCACCGACAAAGCCGGCAATATCATTGCCCACACTTACAAAGCGGTGGCTTCTAATCCGCAGGGAATCTGGGACGTCTTCTCCGCCCCGATTTATGGAATGGTCGGAAATGATACGACGGAAGGCGCGATCTCCGTTTCACTGTTCATCCTGGTGATTGGGGGCTTCTTGGGAGTCGTCAATCAAACTAAGGCGCTTGATGATGGAATTGCGACTGTTGTGTCAAAATACAAAGGCAAGGAAAAAGTTTTGATTCCCCTGCTGATGATTTTGTTTGCACTTGGTGGGTCAACTTACGGCATGGCCGAAGAAACCATTGCCTTTTACCCACTGCTAATTCCAGTCATGATTGGGGTCGGCTTCGATTCACTAGTGGCCGTCGCAATTGTCTTGGTTGGTTCGCAGGTCGGATGTTTGGCATCCACGGTTAACCCATTTGCGACCGGGGTTGCCTCACAAACGCTGCACATTTCACCCGGAGATGGGATTATTTCCCGGGCGGTCCTGTTTGTCATCGTGGTGGCAATCAGTATCCTGTTTGTTTACCGATACGCTGCCAAAATTGAAAATGATCCTTCAAGGTCTTACGTCTTTGAACAGCGTGAAGAAGATTTGAAACGATTTGCGTTGAACCATGAAGACCAACCCGGCACTAAGATGACCGGCCGACAAAAAGCCGTTCTCTGGATGTTTGGTTTGACATTCCTAGTCATGATCATGGGCTTGATTCCATGGGACCAAATCAACAAGAACTGGACCTTCTTTACCAGTTTCACCAAATGGGTTCAAGATGTGCCATTCTTAGGTAGTCTGGTTGGTTCCAACCTGGTACCATTTGGTTCCTGGTACTTCACTGAAATTACGACCCTCTTCTTCTTGATGGCAATCGTGGTGATGTTCGTCTTCCATATGAAGGAATCCACATTTATCGAATCATTCTTAGCCGGAATGAGTGACTTCATGGGTGTAGCAATTGTTGTTGCTGTTGCCCGTGGAATTCAAGTTGTCATGAATGATGGAAACATCACCGCAACCGTTCTCCACTGGGGTGAAATGGGCTTGTCCAACCTCGGGTCGGTTGTCTTCATCATCTTGGCATACATCTTCTACATCCCAATGTCCTTCTTGATTCCATCAACGTCAGGCCTGGCAGCCGCTACGATGGGCATCATCGGCCCAATGGGTAAGTTCGCCGGTGTTGACCCAAGCTTGGTTGTAACAGCTTACCAGAGTGCATCCGGCTGGGTTAACCTAATCACACCAACATCGGGCGTTGTGATGGGAGCCTTGACAATTGCCCACGTCAACATCACGACTTGGTGGAAATTCATGTTCAAATTGATGGTTTACTTGTTCTTAGCGACTGCGATTTTCCTGGGGGTAATGGCACTGCTGTAG
- a CDS encoding M20 family metallopeptidase codes for MSEKLVTETEQNEAVEGLKRLVSKPSVNDPATVSKTTPFGQGIDDALTEVLQIAEENGFKTFKDPEGHYGYAEIGSGDKIFGIIGHMDVVPAGDPNDWDSDPFTATIKDGYIYGRGTQDDKGPSMAAMFAVKALVDRGYKFNCRIRFIFGTDEETLWRGIAVYNQKESPTDFGIAPDAEFPLIYAEKGLEQSYLVGPGMDDLSLDLENAFNAVPAKAPYNGPKLDEVKASLDKHGFKYEDHGTDGITVVGKAVHAMNAPQGTNAVLRLAIALDNVFDSPVLDFFGKKFQEDATGTNLLGDVEDEASGHLTMNISSLKIDQKETRMQVDMRIPVTVNHDELIEKLKEAAEPYDLHYEAFDYVAPLYVPTDSDLVKTLMSTYKDLTGDDTQPQISGGATFARTMNNCVAYGAMLPGTPDFMHQVNENWELKSMYKAMDIYAEAIKRLCTD; via the coding sequence ATGTCTGAAAAATTAGTCACAGAAACAGAACAAAACGAAGCTGTTGAAGGCTTAAAACGCTTAGTCAGCAAACCTTCAGTCAATGATCCAGCCACCGTTTCCAAAACGACGCCATTTGGTCAAGGAATCGACGACGCATTAACCGAAGTCTTACAGATCGCTGAAGAAAATGGCTTCAAGACGTTTAAAGATCCTGAAGGCCATTATGGCTATGCTGAAATTGGCTCCGGCGATAAGATCTTTGGCATTATTGGCCACATGGACGTTGTCCCGGCCGGTGATCCAAATGATTGGGATTCCGATCCATTTACCGCAACCATCAAAGATGGCTACATTTACGGCCGTGGCACCCAAGACGACAAAGGTCCTTCGATGGCAGCCATGTTCGCCGTCAAAGCCCTAGTTGATCGTGGGTACAAGTTCAACTGCCGCATTCGATTTATCTTCGGCACCGACGAAGAGACCCTTTGGCGTGGGATTGCTGTGTATAACCAAAAGGAATCCCCAACTGATTTTGGAATCGCACCCGATGCCGAATTCCCACTGATTTACGCAGAAAAAGGGCTGGAACAGTCCTACCTGGTTGGTCCCGGGATGGATGATCTGTCCCTCGATTTGGAAAATGCTTTTAACGCCGTCCCTGCCAAAGCCCCTTACAACGGGCCAAAGCTGGATGAAGTCAAGGCATCCCTGGACAAACACGGCTTCAAATACGAAGACCATGGCACTGATGGCATCACCGTCGTTGGTAAAGCGGTTCATGCCATGAATGCCCCTCAAGGTACCAATGCAGTCTTGCGTTTGGCAATTGCCTTGGACAACGTCTTTGACAGCCCCGTACTCGACTTCTTTGGCAAGAAATTCCAGGAGGACGCTACCGGTACCAATCTGCTTGGCGATGTCGAAGATGAGGCGTCTGGTCATTTGACCATGAATATTTCCAGTCTCAAAATTGATCAAAAAGAAACTCGCATGCAAGTCGACATGCGGATTCCCGTCACCGTTAATCATGACGAATTGATTGAAAAGCTCAAGGAGGCGGCCGAACCATATGACCTGCACTACGAGGCATTTGACTATGTTGCCCCACTGTATGTGCCAACTGACAGTGATTTAGTCAAGACGTTAATGTCAACCTACAAGGATTTGACCGGCGATGACACCCAACCGCAAATTTCCGGCGGTGCCACATTTGCCCGAACCATGAACAACTGCGTGGCTTATGGTGCCATGCTGCCAGGAACCCCTGATTTTATGCATCAGGTCAATGAAAATTGGGAGCTTAAGAGTATGTACAAGGCAATGGATATTTACGCTGAAGCAATTAAACGTCTCTGCACAGACTAA
- a CDS encoding sugar porter family MFS transporter has protein sequence MKARHLSTFFIFFFGALGGLLFGFDTGIISGASPLIESNFNLGTEQTGFIVSSVLIGSSVGALSIGSLSDRFGRKRLLVLASILFLIGSGLSMFAQGFVSMVIARIILGFAVGSASALTPAYLAELADAPHRGSLGTMFQLMITLGILLAYVSNLGFLHHNLLGLRDWRWMLGSALIPALMLFVGSIILPESPRYLVEKGRIDEARDVLHELRAKTDEDPDKELAGIQEVANQPKGGLKELFTFARPAVIVAILLMLLQQLVGINSVIYFLPQVFIKGFGFPESNAIWISVGIGIVNFLCTILAYNIMDRFNRRTILLFGSIVMALSIGILSILNFTLKVQDAAVPTMILIGIYIFGFAVSWGPICWLMIGEIFPLNVRGVGTSIGSAANWIGNFIVSQFFLELLHMFNNNVGGPFAVFTFFAIVSIFFVIYMVPETRGKTLEQIEMDMRKNAALKSAAQNK, from the coding sequence GTGAAAGCACGTCATTTAAGTACGTTCTTTATTTTCTTCTTTGGTGCATTAGGTGGCCTTCTATTTGGATTTGATACTGGTATTATTTCAGGTGCCTCACCATTGATTGAAAGCAATTTTAATTTAGGAACTGAACAGACTGGGTTCATTGTCTCGTCTGTTTTGATTGGTTCATCTGTTGGTGCGTTGTCGATTGGTTCACTTTCGGACCGGTTTGGTCGAAAGCGCCTGTTGGTTTTAGCCTCGATCCTATTCTTAATTGGATCAGGACTGTCAATGTTTGCCCAAGGATTTGTATCAATGGTCATTGCCCGAATCATCTTAGGCTTTGCTGTCGGATCTGCGTCAGCTTTAACGCCAGCCTATTTGGCAGAGTTGGCTGATGCACCGCACCGTGGCTCACTTGGTACGATGTTTCAGTTGATGATTACTTTAGGAATCCTGTTAGCATACGTTTCCAACTTAGGATTCTTACATCACAATCTGCTGGGATTACGTGACTGGCGTTGGATGCTTGGATCCGCTTTGATTCCAGCTTTGATGCTGTTTGTCGGTTCAATCATTCTCCCCGAATCACCACGTTATTTGGTTGAAAAGGGTCGGATTGACGAGGCTCGGGACGTTCTTCATGAACTCCGGGCAAAGACAGATGAGGATCCTGACAAGGAATTGGCTGGGATTCAAGAAGTTGCCAACCAACCCAAGGGCGGTCTCAAAGAGCTGTTTACCTTTGCTCGCCCAGCAGTGATTGTTGCGATTTTGCTGATGCTGCTTCAACAGTTAGTTGGAATTAATTCAGTGATTTATTTCCTGCCGCAAGTCTTCATTAAAGGCTTTGGTTTCCCTGAGAGTAACGCTATTTGGATTTCTGTTGGGATTGGGATTGTCAACTTCCTCTGCACGATCTTGGCATACAATATCATGGATCGATTCAACCGAAGAACCATTCTGCTATTTGGTTCAATCGTCATGGCATTGTCAATTGGAATTCTCTCAATCTTGAACTTCACTTTAAAAGTTCAAGACGCTGCTGTTCCAACCATGATCCTGATTGGAATTTATATCTTTGGTTTCGCCGTTTCATGGGGCCCAATTTGCTGGTTGATGATCGGTGAAATCTTCCCATTGAATGTCCGTGGAGTCGGAACTTCAATTGGTTCCGCTGCCAACTGGATTGGAAACTTTATCGTTTCACAATTCTTCTTGGAATTACTTCACATGTTTAACAACAATGTTGGTGGACCATTTGCCGTCTTTACCTTCTTTGCGATCGTTTCAATCTTCTTCGTCATCTACATGGTGCCAGAAACCCGTGGCAAGACGCTTGAACAAATTGAAATGGATATGCGAAAGAATGCCGCATTGAAGTCGGCTGCTCAAAACAAATAG
- a CDS encoding MarR family winged helix-turn-helix transcriptional regulator has protein sequence MADINKRELLGKFFGFLHGTQRFARHQERPYHLRGQNRVLVILSKEGTLIQSQLAEIMDIRPSSMTELLSKLEERGLITRTPDENDKRVTNVAITDEGKKAIEDDDSTDDMLDQIFAGLSDEELAQLNELLSKLNTSLKEKLPDHDDEPGWGHRFPHRGFGGGPHGHHGFGGPHGDPRGHGPMGFAPRD, from the coding sequence ATGGCAGATATTAATAAAAGAGAACTATTAGGCAAGTTCTTCGGCTTCCTTCATGGAACCCAACGATTTGCCCGTCACCAAGAACGGCCTTACCATTTGCGGGGCCAAAACAGAGTCCTGGTTATCCTGTCCAAGGAAGGCACACTGATTCAAAGTCAGTTGGCTGAAATCATGGACATCCGACCATCATCAATGACTGAATTGTTGTCCAAGTTGGAAGAGCGCGGCTTGATCACCCGGACTCCTGACGAAAACGACAAACGAGTTACCAATGTGGCCATCACCGACGAAGGCAAGAAAGCCATCGAAGACGATGATTCCACTGATGACATGCTCGACCAAATTTTTGCGGGGCTCTCTGATGAAGAATTGGCTCAATTAAACGAACTGTTGAGTAAATTGAACACGTCACTCAAAGAGAAACTCCCTGACCACGACGACGAACCAGGTTGGGGACACCGTTTCCCTCACCGCGGATTTGGCGGCGGCCCTCATGGCCATCACGGCTTTGGTGGTCCCCACGGCGATCCTCGCGGTCATGGACCAATGGGATTCGCGCCAAGAGATTAA